Proteins from one Oncorhynchus masou masou isolate Uvic2021 chromosome 12, UVic_Omas_1.1, whole genome shotgun sequence genomic window:
- the LOC135550483 gene encoding acetyl-CoA carboxylase isoform X3: MAQQDAPANKAAAPNLAALHSNFIIGSVSEENSEDEILGKPDLTLGLEEKERSISPTSSLSSENSTYEMGFDHIDGPHMRPSMSGLHLVKQGRDRRRIDLQRDFTVASPAEFVTRFGGNKVIEKVLIANNGIAAVKCMRSIRRWAYEMFRNERAIRFVVMVTPEDLKANAEYIKMADHYVPVPGGTNNNNYANVELILDIAKRIPVQAVWAGWGHASENPKLPELLMKNGIAFMGPPSQAMWALGDKIASSIVAQTAGIPTLPWSGAGLTVEWSESDQKKRIINVPPDLYELGCIHDVEAGLKAAEVVGYPVMVKASEGGGGKGIRKVNCAEDFPNLFRQVQTEVPGSPIFVMQLAKHARHLEVQLLADQYGNAISLFGRDCSVQRRHQKIIEEAPATISTSDVFEDMERCAVKLAKMVGYVSAGTVEYLYSQDGSFYFLELNPRLQVEHPCTEMVADVNLPAAQLQISMGIPLHRIKDIRLMYGVQPWGDSMIDFEGLSTAPSPRGHVIAARITSENPDEGFKPSSGTVQELNFRSNKNVWGYFSVAAAGGLHEFADSQFGHCFSWGENREEAISNMVVALKELSIRGDFRTTVEYLIKLLETESFQHNTIDTGWLDRLISEKMQAERPDTMLGIVSGALHVADVNLRNSVSNFLHSLERGQVLPAHTLLNTVDVELIYEGTKYCLKVTRQSPNSYVVIMNSTSAEVDVHRLSDGGLLLSYDGSSYTTYMKEEVDRYRITIGNKTCVFEKENDPSLLRSLSAGKLIQYNVEDGGHVFSGQCYAEIEVMKMVMTLTALESGCIHYVKRSGAVLEPGCVIAKLQLDDPSRVQQAELYHGALPVIQAVALRGEKLHRVFHSTLDHLVHVMNGFCLPELFFSGKLKEWVETLMKTLRDPSLPLLELQDIMTSVSGRIPLAVEKCIKKEMAQYASNITSVLCQFPSQQIANILDSHAATLNRKSEREVFFMNTQSIVQLVQRYRSGIRGHMKAVVMDLLRQYLKVEVQFQNGHYDKCVFTLREENKGDMANVLNYIFSHAQVTKKNLLVTMLIDQLCGRDPTLTDELMAILTELTQLSKTTNAKVALRARQVLIASHLPSYELRHNQVESIFLSAIDMYGHQFCIENLQKLILSETSIFDVLPNFFYHSNQVVRMAALEVYVRRAYIAYELNSVQHRQLKDNTCIVEFQFMLPTSHPNRGNIPTLNRRPSSQPLPCLRTRDIKPVSVDSNKQDPKAQDDKTKDDAKTEENKPPDTDDSVDRMSFSSNLNHYGMVHVGSVSDVLLDTSFTPLCQRMGAMVSFRSFQEFTRNIKDVMSCFCDSPPPSPTFPEGGNPVLYGEEDTKSIQDEPIHILNVAIKTDSDIDDDGLAAMFREFTQTKKSLLFEHGIRRLTFLVAQKDFRKAVNCEVDQRFHREFPKFFTFRSRDKFEEDRIYRHLEPALAFQLELNRMRNFALTAIPCANHKMHLYLGAARVEVGTEVTDYRFFVRAIIRHSDLVTKEASFEYLHNEAERLLLEAMDELEVAFNNTTVRTDCNHIFLNFVPTVIMDPSKIEESVRSMVMRYGSRLWKLRVLQAELKINIRLTPTGKQIPIRLFLTNESGYYLDISLYKEVTDSRTGQLGPKDRQIMFQAYGDKQGPLHGMLINTPYVTKDLLQSKRFQAQSLGTTYVYDFPEMVRQALKKLWQSTQTFAHLPKCPLPSELLTFTELVLDPQGQLVQMNRLPGGNEIGMVAWRMTLRTPEYPAGREIIVISNDITHKIGSFGPQEDLLFLQASEMSRESGIPRIYISANSGARIGLAEEIRHMFHVAWQDTADPYKGFKYLYLTPQDYKKVSALNSVYCEHIEDKGESRYKITDIIGKDDGLGVENLKGSGMIAGESSLAYDEVITMNLVTCRAIGIGAYLVRLGQRTIQVENSHIILTGAGALNKVLGREVYTSNNQLGGIQIMHNNGVTHSTVCDDFEGVHMLLHWLSYMPKDRSSPVPIINAKDPIDRLVEFMPTKAPYDPRWMLAGRPSQTPKGPWQSGFFDHGSFSEIMQPWAQSVVVGRARLGGIPTGVVAVETRSVELSIPADPANLDSDAKIIQQAGQVWFPDSAFKTAQAIKDLNREGLPLMVFANWRGFSGGMKDMYDQVLKFGAYIVDGLREYRQPVLVYIPPQAELRGGSWVVIDPTINPRHMEMYADKDSRGGVLEPEGTVEIKFRKKDLVKTMRRVDPVYMGLAERLGTPELGLPERKELETKLKEREEFLLPIYHQVAVQFADLHDTPGRMQEKGVITDILEWRTSRHFFYWRLRRLLLEDTVKRKIQVANSELTNGQIQAMLRRWFVEAEGTVKAYLWDSNEEVVEWLEKQLKEEEGARSVIDENIKYIRRDHILKQIRSLVQANPEVAMDSIVHMTQHISPTQRAEVVRILSTMDAAPAAT, from the exons ATGGCACAGCAGGACGCGCCTGCCAATAAGGCCGCTGCCCCGAACCTTGCTGCGCTGCACTCCAACTTCATCATCGGCTCTGTGTCGGAGGAGAACTCTGAGGATGAGATCCTGGGAAAGCCAGACCTGACGCTGGGACTGGAGGAGAAGGAGCGCTCCATATCCCCCACTTCTAGCCTCAGCTCAGAGAACAGCACCTACGAGATGGGCTTCGACCACATCGACGGCCCCCACATGAG ACCAAGCATGTCTGGGCTGCACCTGGTCAAGCAGGGCCGAGACCGGCGTCGCATCGACCTGCAGAGAGACTTCACCGTGGCCTCCCCCGCTGAGTTTGTTACCCGCTTTGGTGGGAATAAGGTCATCGAGAAG GTCCTCATTGCCAACAATGGCATCGCAGCGGTCAAATGCATGCGCTCCATCCGCCGCTGGGCTTACGAGATGTTTCGCAACGAGCGCGCCATCCGCTTTGTCGTCATGGTAACCCCTGAGGACCTGAAGGCCAACGCAG AGTACATAAAGATGGCCGACCACTATGTGCCTGTGCCAGGAGGGACCAATAACAACAACTATGCCAACGTGGAGCTCATTCTGGACATTGCTAAGCGTATACCTGTGCAG GCTGTATGGGCTGGGTGGGGTCACGCCTCAGAGAATCCCAAACTGCCAGAGCTGCTCATGAAGAATGGCATTGCCTTCATGG GTCCTCCGAGCCAGGCCATGTGGGCACTAGGGGACAAGATCGCTTCATCCATCGTGGCTCAGACAGCTGGCATCCCAACCCTGCCCTGGAGTGGAGCAG ggctAACAGTAGAGTGGTCAGAGAGTGACCAGAAGAAGAGGATCATCAACGTTCCCCCTGATCTGTATGAGCTGGGCTGCATCCATGATGTGGAGGCAGGACTGAAGGCTGCGGAGGTGGTGGGCTACCCGGTGATGGTGAAGGCCTCCGAGGGAGGTGGAGGAAAGGGCATCCGCAAAGTCAACTGTGCTGAGGACTTCCCCAACCTCTTCAGACAG GTCCAGACAGAGGTTCCGGGCTCACCCATCTTCGTGATGCAGCTGGCCAAACACGCTCGTCACCTGGAGGTCCAGCTCCTGGCCGACCAGTACGGCAACGCCATCTCCCTGTTCGGCAGGGACTGCTCCGTACAGCGGCGACACCAGAAGATCATAGAGGAGGCGCCCGCCACCATCTCCACCTCAGACGTGTTTGAGGACATGGAGAGG TGTGCGGTGAAGCTGGCTAAGATGGTGGGCTACGTCAGTGCTGGCACAGTGGAGTATCTCTACAGCCAAGATGGCAGCTTCTACTTCCTAGAACTCAACCCTCGTCTGCAGGTGGAGCACCCCTGCACTGAGATGGTGGCCGACGTCAACCTGCCTGCTGCACAGCTGCAG ATTTCCATGGGGATCCCCCTGCACCGTATCAAGGACATCAGATTGATGTATGGTGTCCAGCCCTGGGGAGACTCTATGATTGACTTTGAGGGTCTGTCCACGGCCCCCTCCCCACGGGGACATGTCATCGCTGCCCGCATCACCAGTGAGAACCCTGATGAGGGTTTCAAGCCTAGCTCGGGCACGGTGCAGGAGCTGAACTTCCGCAGTAACAAGAATGTGTGGGGATACTTCAGTGTGGCCGCGGCCGGAGGCCTGCATGAGTTTGCAGACTCCCAGTTTGGCCACTGCTTCTCCTGGGGAGAGAACCGAGAGGAGGCCATCTC taacaTGGTGGTGGCCCTGAAGGAGTTGTCGATCAGAGGAGACTTCAGGACCACAGTGGAGTACCTCATCAAGCTGCTGGAGACTGAGAGCTTCCAGCACAACACCATCGACACAGGCTGGCTGGACAGGCTCATCTCAGAGAAGATGCAGGCAGAGCGTCCTGACACCATGCTGGGCATAGTGAGCGGGGCTCTCCACGTGGCTGACGTCAACCTGAGGAACAGTGTCTCCAACTTCCTGCACTCTCTAGAAAG aGGCCAGGTGCTGCCCGCGCACACCCTTCTCAACACAGTTGATGTGGAATTGATCTATGAGGGTACTAAGTATTGTCTGAAGGTGACGCGTCAGTCCCCCAACTCCTACGTGGTCATCATGAACAGCACCTCGGCCGAGGTAGACGTCCATCGCCTCAGCGACGGGGGCCTGTTGCTCTCCTACGACGGCAGCAGCTACACCACCTacatgaaggaggaggtggaCCG GTACCGCATCACCATTGGGAACAAGACGTGTGTGTTTGAGAAGGAGAACGACCCGTCCCTGCTTCGCTCGCTCTCAGCAGGGAAACTCATCCAGTACAACGTGGAGGACGGGGGGCACGTGTTCTCTGGCCAGTGTTACGctgagatagag gTGATGAAGATGGTGATGACTCTGACGGCGCTGGAGTCCGGCTGTATCCACTATGTGAAGAGGTCCGGTGCCGTGCTGGAGCCCGGCTGTGTCATCGCCAAGCTGCAGTTAGATGATCCTAGCAGGGTTCAACAG GCGGAGTTGTACCACGGGGCGCTGCCCGTCATCCAGGCGGTGGCGTTGAGAGGAGAGAAGCTCCACAGGGTCTTCCACAGCACCCTGGACCACCTTGTGCACGTCATGAATGGCTTCTGCCTGCCTGAACTTTTCTTCAGTGGGAAG CTGAAGGAATGGGTGGAGACGCTGATGAAGACTCTCCGGGacccctctctgcctctgttGGAGCTGCAGGACATTATGACCAGTGTGTCAGGCCGGATCCCCCTCGCTGTGGAGAAGTGCATCAAGAAGGAGATGGCCCAGTACGCCAGCAACATTACCTCTGTGCTCTGCCAGTTCCCCAgccagcag ATTGCCAACATCCTGGACAGTCATGCTGCCACtctgaacaggaagtcagaaaGAGAGGTGTTCTTCATGAACACTCAGAGCATCGTACAGCTGGTGCAGAG GTACCGCAGTGGCATCCGTGGTCACATGAAGGCCGTGGTGATGGACCTGCTTAGGCAGTACCTCAAAGTAGAGGTCCAGTTCCAGAATG GACACTACGACAAGTGTGTGTTCACACTGCGTGAGGAGAACAAGGGCGACATGGCCAACGTGTTAAACTACATCTTCTCACACGCCCAGGTCACCAAGAAGAACCTCCTGGTCACCATGCTCATT GACCAGCTGTGTGGTCGTGACCCCACCCTGACTGACGAGCTGATggccattctgacagagctcacCCAGCTCAGCAAGACCACCAACGCCAAGGTGGCACTGCGTGCCCGCCAG GTGTTGATcgcctcccacctcccctcctatGAGCTCCGTCACAACCAGGTGGAGTCCATCTTCCTCTCTGCCATCGACATGTACGGGCACCAGTTCTGCATCGAGAACCTGCAG AAACTGATCCTGTCCGAGACGTCCATCTTTGATGTGCTGCCTAACTTCTTCTACCACAGTAACCAGGTGGTCAGGATGGCTGCCCTGGAG GTGTACGTACGTAGAGCCTACATCGCCTACGAGCTCAACAGCGTCCAGCACAGACAGCTAAAGGACAACACCTGCATCGTAGAATTCCAGTTCATGCTGCCTACCTCCCACcccaacag AGGTAACATCCCAACTCTAAACAG GAGACCGTCTTCCCAGCCCCTCCCCTGTCTTCGCACTCGGGACATTAAGCCTGTGTCTGTGGACAGTAACAAACAGGACCCTAAAGCACAGGATGATAAAACAAAGGATGATGCTAAAACAGAGGAGAATAAACCTCCAGATACGGATGACTCTGTGGACAG GATGTCGTTCTCGTCCAACCTGAACCACTACGGCATGGTCCACGTGGGCAGTGTGAGTGACGTCCTCCTGGACACCTCTTTCACCCCACTCTGCCAGCGCATGGGAGCCATGGTCTCCTTCCGCTCCTTCCAGGAGTTCACCAG GAACATTAAAGACGTGATGAGCTGCTTCTGTGactctcctcctcccagccccacctTCCCAGAGGGAGGGAACCCAGTGCTCTATGGAGAGGAGGACACCAAG AGTATCCAAGACGAGCCCATTCACATCCTCAACGTGGCCATCAAGACTGACAGTGACATCGATGACGACGGCCTGGCCGCCATGTTCCGGGAGTTCACCCAGACAAAG AAATCCCTGCTGTTTGAACATGGCATCCGCAGGCTGACCTTCCTGGTAGCTCAGAAG GATTTCAGGAAGGCAGTCAACTGTGAGGTGGACCAGAGGTTTCAT AGAGAGTTCCCCAAGTTCTTCACCTTCCGGTCCAGAGACAAG tttgaggaGGACAGGATCTACCGTCACTTGGAGCCGGCGCTGGCCTTCCAGCTGGAGCTGAACCGCATGCGTAACTTTGCCCTGACCGCCATCCCCTGTGCCAACCACAAGATGCACCTGTACCTGGGCGCTGCCCGCGTGGAGGTGGGAACAGAGGTCACCGACTACCGCTTCTTTGTCCGGGCCATCATCCGTCACTCAGACCTGGTCACCAAG GAGGCGTCTTTTGAGTACCTCCACAACGAGGCAGAGCGTCTGCTGCTGGAGGCCATGGACGAGCTGGAGGTGGCCTTCAACAACACCACCGTACGCACCGACTGCAACCACATCTTCCTCAACTTTGTCCCCACCGTCATCATGGACCCCTCCAAG ATCGAGGAGTCTGTGCGCTCCATGGTGATGCGTTACGGCAGTAGGCTGTGGAAGCTCCGGGTCCTGCAGGCTGAGCTGAAGATCAACATCCGGCTGACGCCCACGGGCAAACAGATCCCCATCCGCCTGTTCCTCACCAACGAGTCAGGCTACTACCTGGACATCAGCCTGTACAAGGAGGTCACCGACTCCCGTACGGGACAGTTGGGGCCTAAAGACCGACAG ATCATGTTCCAGGCGTATGGGGACAAGCAGGGCCCTCTGCATGGCATGCTCATCAACACCCCGTACGTGACCAAGGACCTGCTGCAGTCCAAACGCTTTCAGGCGCAGTCTCTGGGCACTACTTACGTCTACGACTTCCCTGAGATGGTCAGACAG GCTCTAAAGAAGCTGTGGCAGTCCACTCAAACCTTTGCCCACCTGCCCAAATGCCCTCTGCCCTCTGAGCTGCTCACCTTCACAGAGCTGGTCCTGGACCCACAGGGACAGCTGGTGCAGATGAACCGTCTACCAGGAGGGAACGAG ATTGGCATGGTGGCCTGGCGGATGACGCTCAGGACCCCAGAGTACCCGGCAGGGCGTGAGATCATTGTGatcagtaatgacatcacacataAGATTGGTTCGTTCGGGCCGCAGGAGGACCTGCTGTTCCTGCAGGCCTCGGAGATGTCCAGGGAGAGTGGCATCCCTCGTATCTACATCTCTGCCAACAGCGGTGCCCGCATCGGCCTGGCAGAGGAGATCAGACACATGTTCCATGTGGCCTGGCAGGACACGGCAGACCCCTACAAG GGCTTCAAGTACTTGTACTTGACCCCTCAGGACTACAAGAAAGTGTCTGCCCTGAAttctgtttactgtgaacacatAGAGGACAAGggagagtccag GTacaagatcactgacatcatcggGAAAGATGACGGTCTGGGGGTGGAGAACCTGAAGGGCTCCGGGATGATCGCAGGAGAGTCCTCTCTGGCCTACGACGAGGTCATCACCATGAACCTG gtgacgTGCAGAGCCATCGGCATCGGAGCCTACCTGGTCAGGCTGGGTCAGAGAACCATTCAGGTGGAGAACTCCCACATCATTCTCACTGGTGCTGGAGCTCTCAACAAG GTGCTGGGTAGAGAGGTGTACACCTCCAACAACCAGCTGGGTGGGATTCAGATCATGCACAACAACGGTGTGACCCACAGCACTGTGTGTGATGACTTTGAGGGAGTCCACATGCTGCTACACTGGCTCTCCTACATGCCCAAG GACCGATCTAGTCCCGTGCCCATCATCAATGCCAAGGACCCCATAGACCGGCTGGTGGAGTTTATGCCCACAAAGGCCCCCTATGACCCCCGCTGGATGCTGGCAGGACGCCCCAGCCAGA ctCCAAAGGGCCCGTGGCAGAGTGGGTTCTTTGACCATGGCTCGTTCTCAGAGATCATGCAGCCGTGGGCTCAAAGTGTGGTGGTGGGCAGAGCCAG GCTTGGTGGTATACCTACTGGAGTGGTTGCTGTGGAAACCAGATCAGTGGAGCTGTCAATCCCAGCCGATCCAGCAAACCTGGACTCTGACGCCAAG ATCATCCAGCAGGCAGGCCAGGTGTGGTTCCCTGACTCTGCGTTTAAGACGGCACAGGCCATCAAGGACCTGAACCGCGAGGGCCTTCCTCTCATGGTGTTCGCCAACTGGAGGGGCTTCTCTGGAGGCATGAAAG ACATGTATGACCAGGTGCTGAAGTTTGGAGCCTACATCGTGGATGGTCTGAGAGAGTACCGCCAGCCTGTTCTGGTATACATCCCTCCCCAGGCAGAGCTGAGAGGGGGGTCCTGGGTGGTCATAGACCCCACCATCAACCCCCGCCACATGGAGATGTATGCTGACAAGGACAGTCG TGGTGGAGTGTTGGAGCCAGAGGGGACGGTGGAGATCAAGTTCAGGAAGAAGGACCTGGTGAAGACCATGAGGAGGGTTGACCCGGTCTACATGGGCCTGGCAGAGAGACTGG GTACCCCAGAGCTGGgcctgccagagaggaaggagctggagaccaaactgaaGGAGCGGGAGGAGTTCCTGTTACCCATCTACCACCAGGTGGCCGTGCAGTTCGCCGACCTCCACGACACCCCGGGACGCATGCAGGAGAAGGGCGTCATTACG